One Bacteroidales bacterium genomic window carries:
- a CDS encoding alpha-L-fucosidase, which translates to MNSKILILLFLLSLQGMLYAQTPEQAAHDNKMGWWREAKFGMFIHWGPYSLYGGVYNGFNQHRGGAEWIMNRCKIPVAEYRAKASTFNPVKFDADAVVRLAKETGMKYIVFTTKHHDGFAMFKSNASEFNIVDYTPYKKDIVAALADACRKHDMKLGFYYSQSQDWCNAGGATARKLMWEGWPNPDSVRINKYTAANKGAWDCLQLDATFEEYFYRVSLPQVKELLSNYGDVSVIWWDTPMSISDKLAGELKAELSKYPQIITNDRLKRPNFPGDYKTPEGRVPKAADIEGVDWETCMNIGGSWGYKSWDKSWKSSEMLIRNLITIAARGGNYLLNIGPDPEGVVPEEAVSRLKDMGQWMKTNGEAIYGTQRSLHTPVWGECTRKDGKSSTTLYLCVFDWPTDGKLVFDASYRIKNASMLHDGSKLTAKKTKEGIVIDIPKQAPDQIASVIKLELSQKLPVITVQSNTAKYFEIVDEK; encoded by the coding sequence ATGAATTCAAAAATCTTAATATTACTCTTTCTCTTGTCCTTACAGGGAATGTTATATGCACAGACTCCCGAACAGGCGGCACATGACAATAAAATGGGATGGTGGCGTGAAGCGAAATTCGGGATGTTTATTCACTGGGGACCATATTCTTTATACGGAGGGGTCTATAATGGTTTCAACCAGCACCGCGGAGGTGCCGAATGGATCATGAACCGGTGTAAGATACCTGTTGCGGAATACCGCGCTAAGGCAAGTACATTCAATCCCGTGAAATTCGATGCAGATGCTGTTGTTCGCCTGGCTAAAGAAACAGGAATGAAATATATCGTGTTCACTACGAAACATCACGACGGCTTTGCCATGTTCAAAAGCAATGCAAGTGAATTTAATATCGTTGATTATACACCCTATAAAAAGGATATCGTAGCTGCACTGGCCGATGCATGCAGAAAACACGATATGAAACTTGGTTTTTATTATTCGCAATCACAGGACTGGTGTAATGCTGGCGGTGCAACTGCCCGTAAACTGATGTGGGAAGGCTGGCCAAATCCGGATTCCGTACGTATCAATAAATATACGGCAGCTAACAAGGGCGCCTGGGACTGTCTCCAGTTGGATGCTACCTTCGAGGAATATTTCTATCGGGTATCTCTTCCCCAGGTAAAAGAACTTTTGAGCAATTATGGCGATGTGTCCGTCATCTGGTGGGATACTCCCATGTCCATATCCGATAAACTGGCCGGAGAACTGAAAGCCGAACTAAGTAAATACCCCCAGATCATCACCAACGACCGTCTGAAACGACCGAATTTTCCCGGTGATTATAAAACCCCCGAAGGAAGAGTTCCCAAAGCTGCAGATATTGAAGGAGTGGACTGGGAAACCTGTATGAATATTGGTGGTTCATGGGGCTATAAAAGTTGGGACAAGAGTTGGAAATCATCCGAAATGCTGATCCGGAACCTGATCACTATTGCTGCAAGAGGCGGTAATTACCTGTTGAATATAGGTCCGGACCCGGAAGGAGTGGTTCCTGAAGAAGCTGTTTCCCGGTTGAAAGATATGGGACAGTGGATGAAAACAAACGGAGAAGCCATTTATGGTACGCAAAGAAGCCTGCATACCCCTGTATGGGGCGAGTGTACCCGTAAAGACGGAAAAAGCAGCACAACATTATATCTCTGCGTGTTTGATTGGCCAACTGACGGAAAACTTGTTTTCGATGCGTCATACAGGATAAAAAATGCCAGTATGTTGCATGATGGCAGCAAACTTACCGCAAAAAAAACCAAAGAAGGTATTGTGATCG